A portion of the Bacillus sp. es.034 genome contains these proteins:
- the yabA gene encoding DNA replication initiation control protein YabA has translation MDKKEFFDSVSNMEQQIGDLYHQLGELKQCLAEMLEENNSLKLENEHLRRRLEQTENSPKKVQTNSDAGTTSESDLEDKTLDIGEGYDNLARLYQEGFHICNIHFGSPRKDEDCLFCLSFLNKK, from the coding sequence GTGGATAAGAAAGAGTTCTTTGATTCAGTCAGTAACATGGAACAACAAATTGGTGACTTGTATCATCAATTAGGTGAGCTCAAACAATGCCTAGCTGAAATGTTAGAGGAAAATAATTCTCTAAAGTTAGAAAATGAACATTTGCGCCGTAGACTGGAACAAACAGAGAACTCACCAAAAAAGGTACAAACAAACAGCGATGCGGGTACGACGAGTGAGTCAGACTTAGAAGATAAAACACTGGATATCGGAGAAGGCTATGACAACCTTGCTCGACTATACCAGGAAGGATTCCATATTTGTAACATACATTTCGGAAGTCCCCGGAAGGATGAAGACTGCTTATTCTGCCTTTCTTTCTTAAATAAGAAATAA
- a CDS encoding stage 0 sporulation family protein, translating into MYDVVGVRFKKAGKIYYFDPGDLDIQKDCYVIVETVRGVEFGKVVVERKQVGENDVVLPLKKVIRIADQKDRLIVDENKSSATEAYNVCCDKINQHQLDMKLVDVEYTFDRNKVIFYFTADGRVDFRELVKDLASIFRTRIELRQIGVRDEAKMLGGIGPCGRMLCCSTFLGDFEPVSIKMAKDQNLSLNPTKISGLCGRLMCCLKYENDEYEAAKEELPDIGEVIKTPHGKGKVVGLNILERILQVEIKEEERVLEFTLDEIMNEGAVSFQATE; encoded by the coding sequence TTGTACGATGTTGTAGGAGTTCGCTTTAAAAAAGCGGGTAAAATTTATTATTTCGATCCGGGTGATCTGGACATTCAAAAAGATTGTTATGTAATCGTTGAAACGGTCCGCGGAGTCGAATTTGGTAAAGTAGTCGTAGAGAGAAAGCAAGTAGGAGAAAATGATGTAGTTCTTCCGTTGAAAAAAGTAATTCGGATCGCCGATCAAAAAGATCGATTGATCGTGGACGAGAACAAGTCGTCTGCAACGGAAGCCTATAACGTATGTTGTGATAAAATTAATCAGCATCAATTGGATATGAAATTGGTGGATGTAGAATATACATTCGATCGTAATAAGGTCATATTCTATTTTACGGCTGATGGACGTGTTGATTTCCGGGAGCTGGTGAAAGATCTGGCCTCCATTTTCCGTACGCGCATTGAACTTCGTCAGATTGGCGTTCGAGACGAAGCAAAAATGCTTGGTGGTATTGGTCCTTGTGGCCGCATGCTGTGTTGTTCAACCTTTTTAGGGGATTTTGAACCTGTGTCCATCAAAATGGCGAAGGATCAAAATCTATCCCTTAATCCTACGAAGATTTCAGGTTTATGCGGACGTTTAATGTGCTGTCTGAAATATGAGAATGACGAGTATGAAGCAGCGAAAGAAGAATTACCTGATATCGGAGAAGTGATTAAGACACCTCATGGAAAAGGTAAAGTGGTAGGTCTTAATATTCTGGAACGTATTCTTCAGGTCGAAATCAAAGAAGAAGAGCGGGTTCTGGAATTCACATTAGATGAAATTATGAACGAAGGTGCCGTATCATTCCAAGCCACAGAGTAA
- the holB gene encoding DNA polymerase III subunit delta' codes for MLFEEIQPFQPVVLQMLQNSIMKDRVAHAYLFEGEKGTRKKEMSMLFAKALLCLNQVDGKPCEDCSNCKRINHGNHPDLHLVEPDGLSIKKDQIKSLQEEFSKTGVESKKKIYIIVHGDKMTANAANSLLKFLEEPLADTTAILITENIHRILPTILSRCQTVSFKPLPKEQLTKQLLEEGIPPHFATLAANLTNHYEEAVEICQNEWFAQARIIVLKLYEVLQKSPFQAMVKIQEDFVQHFKEKDQVDRALDLLLLIYKDLLHIQLGKEEQLVYPDQKENWKSNALQVSTNRLSTNMTVILEAKRKLNANMNSQLLVEQLMLKLQG; via the coding sequence ATGTTGTTTGAAGAAATACAACCATTTCAACCAGTCGTCCTTCAGATGCTGCAGAATAGTATAATGAAGGATCGTGTCGCTCATGCTTATTTATTCGAGGGTGAAAAAGGGACACGAAAGAAAGAAATGAGCATGCTGTTTGCCAAGGCATTATTATGCCTGAACCAGGTAGACGGAAAGCCATGTGAAGACTGCTCCAACTGTAAAAGGATCAATCACGGGAACCATCCGGATTTGCATCTGGTGGAGCCTGATGGTCTATCTATCAAGAAGGATCAGATTAAAAGTCTGCAAGAAGAATTTTCGAAGACGGGTGTAGAATCCAAGAAGAAGATCTACATCATCGTTCACGGAGATAAGATGACGGCGAATGCGGCTAACAGCCTATTAAAGTTTCTTGAAGAGCCGCTCGCGGATACAACCGCGATTCTCATCACAGAAAATATTCATCGGATCCTGCCGACCATTCTTTCCAGGTGCCAGACGGTTTCATTTAAACCATTACCGAAAGAACAACTGACGAAACAGTTATTGGAAGAGGGGATCCCGCCTCACTTTGCAACCCTTGCAGCCAACTTGACGAACCATTATGAGGAAGCTGTAGAAATATGTCAAAATGAGTGGTTTGCACAAGCAAGAATAATAGTGTTAAAATTATATGAAGTCCTCCAAAAAAGTCCCTTCCAAGCAATGGTCAAAATACAAGAGGATTTTGTACAGCACTTCAAAGAAAAAGATCAAGTCGATCGAGCATTGGATCTTTTACTTCTAATATATAAAGACTTACTTCATATCCAGTTAGGAAAAGAAGAGCAGCTCGTGTACCCGGACCAAAAGGAAAACTGGAAATCCAACGCACTTCAAGTATCAACCAATCGTCTTTCTACTAATATGACGGTGATCCTTGAAGCAAAACGCAAATTAAACGCCAATATGAATTCGCAGCTGCTAGTAGAACAGCTTATGCTAAAACTGCAGGGGTGA
- a CDS encoding YaaR family protein, with protein MKINQDHRVSLDSVAKDQKTGGTGQVKFGQLVQKHDQKMQMDQLNKLLGTIEDAGTRLAQSRTFKDLAKYKTLVKKFVREAVDFGMDLKQSHTWNQYGEGRKLNIVETVDQHLVGLTEDVLDKEKKSIDILGKIGEIKGLLINLYM; from the coding sequence ATGAAAATTAATCAGGACCACCGTGTGTCCTTGGATAGCGTGGCGAAAGATCAGAAAACTGGCGGTACAGGCCAAGTGAAGTTCGGTCAGCTCGTTCAGAAACATGATCAGAAAATGCAGATGGACCAGCTTAATAAGCTTCTTGGGACGATAGAGGACGCCGGCACCCGTTTAGCCCAGTCAAGGACATTCAAAGATCTTGCCAAATATAAAACATTGGTCAAGAAATTTGTACGGGAAGCAGTGGACTTCGGAATGGACCTGAAGCAGTCCCATACCTGGAATCAATATGGGGAGGGGCGGAAGCTGAATATCGTGGAAACGGTGGATCAGCATCTTGTCGGTTTAACGGAAGATGTATTGGATAAAGAAAAGAAGTCCATTGATATATTAGGAAAAATCGGAGAAATAAAAGGTCTGCTTATTAATCTTTATATGTAA
- a CDS encoding cyclic-di-AMP receptor, translating into MKVIMAVVQDKDSNRLSNALMEHNFRSTKLASTGGFLKSGNTTFIIGTEDIRVEKALQVIKENCQSRDQMVAPVSPMGGNADSYVPYPVEVAVGGATVFVLPVEQFHQF; encoded by the coding sequence ATGAAGGTAATTATGGCAGTTGTACAGGATAAGGATAGCAATCGTTTGTCTAATGCCCTGATGGAACATAATTTTCGTTCGACAAAATTAGCGAGCACCGGCGGTTTTTTGAAGTCAGGAAATACGACGTTCATTATTGGTACTGAGGATATTCGTGTGGAGAAAGCATTACAGGTCATTAAGGAAAACTGTCAGTCACGTGATCAAATGGTAGCACCGGTGTCCCCTATGGGTGGAAATGCAGATTCCTATGTGCCTTATCCCGTAGAAGTGGCCGTAGGCGGGGCGACGGTATTCGTTCTCCCTGTAGAACAATTCCATCAGTTTTAA
- the tmk gene encoding dTMP kinase — protein MTRGLFITVEGPEGAGKSTVLSELYHQLLQDGLDVVQTREPGGISIAEQIREVILNTKNTEMDKRTEALLYAAARRQHLVEKVIPALEADKIVICDRFIDSSLAYQGNARGIGMEEVMDINQFAIEDKMPDLTLYFDIDPEEGLKRIAKHNGREVNRLDLESVEFHTRVREGYQKLIKQYPNRIQVIDASKSKEAVFADAYEIVTGYLNR, from the coding sequence ATGACAAGAGGATTGTTCATTACCGTTGAAGGCCCCGAGGGAGCCGGGAAGTCAACGGTATTATCAGAGTTATATCACCAACTGCTGCAGGATGGCCTGGATGTTGTCCAAACGAGGGAGCCTGGTGGTATCTCCATAGCTGAGCAGATAAGGGAAGTCATATTAAATACAAAGAACACGGAAATGGATAAGCGGACGGAAGCACTGTTATATGCAGCTGCGAGACGTCAGCATCTGGTGGAGAAAGTGATCCCTGCCCTTGAGGCAGACAAAATCGTGATTTGTGACAGGTTTATCGACAGTTCCCTTGCCTATCAGGGGAATGCCCGTGGAATCGGGATGGAAGAAGTCATGGACATCAACCAATTTGCGATTGAAGATAAGATGCCGGATCTCACGTTATATTTTGACATTGATCCCGAAGAAGGGTTAAAGAGAATTGCAAAGCATAACGGCAGGGAAGTAAATCGATTGGATCTCGAATCGGTTGAATTTCATACCCGCGTCCGCGAGGGGTATCAGAAGTTGATCAAACAATATCCAAATCGCATTCAAGTCATCGATGCCAGTAAGAGTAAGGAAGCGGTATTTGCTGATGCATATGAAATCGTGACGGGTTATTTAAACAGATGA
- a CDS encoding aminotransferase class I/II-fold pyridoxal phosphate-dependent enzyme, which translates to MKRDHTRTPLIEAIERHRSMQPISFHVPGHKNGLLVQEDHPFYQSDLTELNGLDDLHDSHEAIREAEELLGDVYGSLVSHFLVNGSTVGNIASILASCEPGDTVFVQRNCHKSVLNGIRLAKAAPVFIETEWDDSGTALGIRLDDIKEAMKVFPHVKACVLTYPTYYGFTYNLKEIIDECHKHDVICIIDEAHGAHFTLGPPFPESAMACGADIVVHSAHKMLPAMTMGSYLHIGSTRVDAHKVKDYLTMLQSSSPSYPIMASLDYARSYMGTFLQEDLDQTLEDIREFIDGIVRIHPQLIVQQAHDPLKLIMKFEGRTGYVLKELLESVGVYPELADPNQVLLILPLVKKGFSFPYGEAITRINKALENEPVVEVNPIGRITGSKRTTPFSGLALTMEEMDGKEEVLISLEDAEGEVSAGMVTPYPPGIPLLVPGERITVDVIRRLKEYIENKANIQGHHRLADHCVYVYR; encoded by the coding sequence ATGAAGCGAGATCATACAAGAACCCCGTTGATTGAGGCGATCGAGAGGCATCGGTCCATGCAGCCTATTTCATTCCATGTACCAGGGCATAAGAACGGTTTATTGGTGCAGGAGGATCATCCTTTTTACCAATCGGATCTTACAGAGTTAAATGGTTTGGATGATTTGCATGATTCCCATGAGGCGATTAGGGAAGCGGAGGAACTGCTTGGGGATGTATACGGGTCTTTAGTGAGTCACTTTCTGGTGAATGGAAGTACGGTAGGGAATATTGCATCGATCCTTGCTTCCTGTGAACCTGGGGATACAGTATTTGTTCAACGGAATTGTCATAAGTCGGTGCTAAATGGTATCAGGCTTGCCAAGGCTGCTCCAGTTTTCATAGAAACAGAGTGGGATGACTCGGGGACCGCCCTTGGGATACGATTGGATGATATTAAGGAAGCGATGAAAGTCTTCCCGCATGTGAAAGCTTGTGTCCTTACGTATCCAACTTATTATGGGTTTACATACAATCTTAAAGAAATCATAGATGAGTGTCATAAGCATGATGTTATTTGTATCATTGATGAGGCTCATGGTGCTCATTTTACCCTGGGTCCGCCTTTTCCCGAATCCGCTATGGCGTGTGGGGCAGATATTGTGGTTCATTCCGCTCATAAGATGCTTCCGGCCATGACGATGGGATCGTATTTACATATTGGGAGTACCCGGGTGGATGCGCATAAGGTAAAAGACTATTTAACTATGCTACAATCAAGTAGTCCTTCGTATCCGATTATGGCATCCCTTGATTATGCGAGATCCTATATGGGGACGTTTTTACAAGAGGACTTGGATCAAACACTTGAGGATATTCGCGAATTTATAGATGGGATTGTACGTATCCATCCTCAGCTCATTGTTCAACAGGCACATGATCCATTAAAGCTGATTATGAAGTTCGAAGGGCGAACGGGTTATGTTTTAAAGGAGCTGTTAGAATCTGTAGGTGTCTACCCTGAGCTTGCTGATCCAAATCAAGTACTGCTGATCCTTCCTTTAGTAAAGAAGGGTTTTTCGTTTCCGTATGGGGAAGCGATCACCAGGATTAATAAGGCGCTTGAGAATGAGCCTGTGGTGGAAGTCAATCCCATAGGGCGGATAACCGGTTCGAAAAGGACAACCCCTTTTTCCGGCTTGGCATTAACCATGGAGGAAATGGATGGGAAAGAGGAAGTGTTGATTTCCCTGGAAGATGCAGAAGGAGAAGTTTCCGCTGGAATGGTGACACCTTACCCACCGGGCATCCCGTTACTGGTGCCGGGGGAACGGATCACTGTTGATGTAATCCGGCGTTTGAAGGAATATATAGAGAATAAGGCAAACATACAGGGGCATCACCGATTGGCTGACCACTGTGTGTATGTGTATCGATAA
- a CDS encoding sigma factor G inhibitor Gin, whose protein sequence is MLNQERKAALEECIVCHVEKKVGIHLYTSFICTECEKEMVHTETNDPLYKTFIQRLKKVNTPQIYS, encoded by the coding sequence ATGTTAAATCAGGAACGTAAGGCGGCTTTGGAAGAGTGCATCGTTTGTCACGTTGAGAAGAAGGTTGGAATCCATCTATACACATCGTTTATCTGCACAGAATGTGAGAAGGAAATGGTTCACACAGAAACGAATGATCCCTTGTACAAAACGTTCATACAAAGGCTGAAAAAAGTGAATACTCCTCAAATCTACTCATAA
- a CDS encoding PaaI family thioesterase has translation MNEVIRAIQDDYPDDFAWCYGCGRLNKEGHHFRTGVEGDQTVTIYTPKPEHTALPGFVYGGLIASLIDCHGTGSAAIALHRKNGGEIGDGQEPPRFVTASLQVDFMKPTPHNVPLKAVGTIHEVHPKKFKVETEVFAEGNLCARGEVVAVVMPKTFVK, from the coding sequence ATGAATGAAGTCATTCGTGCCATCCAGGATGATTACCCCGATGACTTTGCATGGTGTTACGGGTGTGGCCGACTAAATAAAGAGGGGCATCATTTCCGCACGGGAGTTGAAGGGGATCAAACCGTCACCATTTATACTCCAAAACCGGAGCACACTGCTTTACCGGGATTTGTATATGGGGGATTGATTGCCTCTTTAATCGATTGTCACGGTACCGGTTCAGCGGCAATCGCTCTCCATCGGAAAAATGGTGGGGAGATCGGGGACGGTCAGGAACCTCCCCGCTTCGTGACGGCTTCCCTGCAAGTTGATTTCATGAAACCAACACCACACAATGTTCCATTAAAAGCAGTAGGAACGATCCACGAGGTTCATCCGAAGAAGTTTAAAGTGGAAACAGAGGTGTTCGCAGAGGGGAATCTATGCGCACGGGGAGAAGTAGTAGCGGTTGTTATGCCAAAGACATTCGTCAAATAA
- a CDS encoding pro-sigmaK processing inhibitor BofA family protein has protein sequence MSPVIVIAVISGLIVLLLATGTPIKPLRFVGQVAMKVMIGALFLFFLNAFGSQYGIHVPINVATSSISGILGIPGVVGLTVIQMWIL, from the coding sequence ATGAGCCCAGTTATCGTCATAGCGGTGATCAGTGGACTGATCGTACTGCTGTTAGCGACGGGTACGCCTATCAAGCCACTGCGGTTTGTTGGACAAGTCGCCATGAAGGTCATGATCGGAGCACTATTTTTATTTTTCCTGAACGCTTTTGGAAGTCAGTACGGAATTCACGTTCCCATTAACGTCGCCACCTCATCTATTTCAGGGATATTAGGTATTCCGGGGGTAGTGGGACTTACGGTGATTCAAATGTGGATATTATAA
- a CDS encoding YaaL family protein: MFFRKKGKLKKEYDQSLLHVLDETKDHWNQQRSIEEMSVDYNLNIHCHSKIAEAKYFFLFREAKHRKIVIKR; encoded by the coding sequence ATGTTTTTCAGGAAAAAAGGAAAGCTGAAAAAAGAGTATGACCAATCCTTACTTCACGTTTTAGACGAAACAAAGGATCATTGGAATCAGCAGCGTTCAATAGAAGAGATGAGTGTGGACTATAATTTGAACATCCACTGTCATTCGAAAATCGCAGAAGCCAAATATTTTTTTCTTTTTAGGGAAGCGAAACATAGAAAGATCGTCATAAAAAGGTAG
- the recR gene encoding recombination mediator RecR: protein MHYPEPISKLIDSFMKLPGIGPKTAARLAFFVLSMKEDTVLDFAKALVNAKRNLSYCSVCGHITDQDPCYICEDQRRDRSIICVVQDPKDVIAMEKMKEYNGQYHVLHGAISPMDGIGPEDINVPDLIKRLQSDEVQEVILATNPNIEGEATAMYISRLVKPSGIRITRIAHGLPVGGDLEYADEVTLSKALEGRRDV from the coding sequence ATGCATTATCCTGAGCCTATATCAAAGCTGATCGACAGCTTTATGAAACTGCCGGGAATCGGGCCGAAAACTGCGGCCCGCCTGGCTTTTTTTGTTCTTAGTATGAAAGAGGATACCGTATTGGACTTTGCGAAAGCACTGGTCAATGCAAAACGTAACTTGAGTTACTGCTCCGTCTGCGGACACATAACGGATCAAGATCCCTGCTATATCTGTGAGGATCAAAGGCGTGACCGCAGCATCATCTGTGTCGTGCAGGACCCCAAGGATGTCATCGCGATGGAGAAGATGAAAGAGTATAACGGACAATATCATGTGCTTCATGGAGCCATCTCCCCGATGGATGGGATCGGACCTGAAGACATTAATGTACCTGACCTCATCAAACGACTTCAAAGTGATGAAGTCCAGGAAGTCATCCTGGCAACCAACCCCAATATTGAAGGGGAAGCGACAGCCATGTACATCTCCCGACTCGTCAAACCATCCGGTATCAGGATCACAAGGATCGCCCACGGACTTCCCGTCGGTGGTGACCTCGAGTACGCAGATGAAGTAACGTTATCGAAAGCCCTTGAAGGAAGAAGAGACGTTTAA
- a CDS encoding YbaB/EbfC family nucleoid-associated protein, whose amino-acid sequence MMRGNGNMQNMMKQMQKMQKKMAEAQEELGEKQIEGTAGGGMVTVIVSGHKQVIDVKINEEAVDPDDVEMLQDLVLAATNDALKKADELTNSTMGQFTKGMNLPGMF is encoded by the coding sequence ATGATGCGTGGAAATGGAAATATGCAAAACATGATGAAGCAAATGCAAAAAATGCAAAAGAAGATGGCGGAAGCTCAGGAAGAACTGGGTGAAAAGCAAATCGAAGGAACAGCAGGCGGCGGAATGGTAACAGTCATCGTGTCCGGTCACAAACAAGTCATTGATGTGAAAATCAACGAAGAAGCGGTTGATCCGGATGATGTAGAAATGTTACAAGACTTGGTTCTTGCAGCGACTAACGATGCACTAAAGAAAGCGGACGAACTAACGAACTCAACCATGGGTCAGTTCACTAAAGGAATGAACCTACCGGGAATGTTCTAG
- the dnaX gene encoding DNA polymerase III subunit gamma/tau — protein sequence MAYQALYRVWRPQSFIDVVGQQHVTKTLQNALLHQKISHAYLFSGPRGTGKTSAAKILAKAVNCERSPVAEPCNECDACKGITDGSIPDVIEIDAASNNGVEEIRDIRDKVKYSPNVVEYKVYIIDEVHMLSIGAFNALLKTLEEPPKHVIFILATTEPHKIPLTIISRCQRFDFKRITAMDIVGRMSHIATESGVNFEENALTIIARAAEGGMRDALSLLDQAISFSQDRVTVDDALTVTGAVSQGYLNTLAKAILERDVTTGLGALEELLFQGKDPARFAEDFILYFRDMLLYQTAPNLEESLERVMLDDDFKELAERTQPGQIYQYIDVLNQAGQEMKFTNHARIYLEVSIVKLCQMEAPVSASSPEVNDLMKKINLLEKEVEQLKANGVKVQAEPAAQATKKPIRAKKGFRAPTGKIQEVLRTATKEDLNLIKSRWGDMVETLNQRQMRSQSALLNDAEPVAATNGSFVLKFKYDIHCQMAMENQAFTSAIASILEELTGNSYAAIGIPEDQWVSIREDFIRNSKTEDGDSSGGDQEEDSLLTEAEKLVGMDLIELND from the coding sequence TTGGCATATCAAGCTTTATATCGTGTGTGGCGTCCTCAGTCATTTATTGATGTAGTGGGACAGCAGCATGTAACGAAAACGTTGCAAAATGCCCTCCTTCATCAGAAGATTTCCCATGCCTATTTATTCTCGGGACCAAGAGGGACAGGGAAGACGAGTGCAGCGAAGATCCTGGCAAAAGCCGTTAACTGTGAACGTTCCCCTGTAGCGGAACCTTGCAATGAGTGCGATGCGTGTAAAGGGATCACGGACGGTTCGATCCCTGATGTCATTGAAATCGATGCCGCCTCCAATAACGGGGTGGAGGAGATCCGGGACATCCGTGATAAAGTCAAATATTCTCCAAACGTTGTCGAGTATAAAGTCTACATCATCGATGAAGTTCATATGTTGTCCATTGGAGCATTCAATGCACTTTTGAAAACATTGGAGGAGCCGCCTAAGCATGTCATATTCATCCTGGCGACGACCGAACCCCATAAGATTCCCCTGACAATCATTTCGCGCTGTCAGCGATTTGACTTCAAACGGATCACCGCCATGGATATTGTGGGAAGAATGAGTCATATTGCCACAGAATCCGGCGTGAATTTTGAAGAAAATGCCCTGACGATCATCGCAAGGGCTGCCGAGGGTGGGATGCGGGATGCCCTCAGCCTTCTCGATCAGGCGATCTCCTTCAGTCAGGACCGGGTCACGGTCGACGATGCCCTGACGGTAACGGGAGCCGTTTCTCAAGGTTACTTGAATACCCTGGCAAAGGCTATCCTGGAACGAGATGTTACAACTGGTTTAGGGGCCCTGGAAGAGCTCCTGTTTCAAGGGAAGGACCCGGCGAGGTTTGCAGAAGACTTCATCCTTTATTTCAGGGACATGCTGTTATACCAGACCGCCCCGAACCTGGAGGAATCACTGGAACGGGTCATGCTCGACGATGATTTTAAAGAATTGGCAGAGCGTACCCAGCCTGGGCAGATCTATCAGTACATTGACGTTCTGAATCAGGCCGGTCAGGAAATGAAGTTTACGAATCATGCCCGGATTTATCTGGAGGTTTCCATTGTGAAGCTTTGTCAGATGGAAGCGCCCGTATCGGCTTCTTCTCCGGAAGTAAATGACTTGATGAAAAAGATCAACCTTCTTGAAAAAGAGGTCGAACAGCTGAAGGCAAATGGAGTCAAGGTTCAAGCGGAGCCCGCTGCACAAGCTACCAAAAAGCCGATCAGGGCGAAGAAAGGATTCCGTGCCCCTACCGGTAAGATTCAGGAAGTACTCCGAACGGCTACGAAAGAAGATTTGAATCTTATCAAGAGCCGATGGGGAGACATGGTGGAAACCCTTAATCAGCGTCAGATGCGTTCGCAGTCTGCATTATTAAATGATGCTGAACCTGTAGCAGCAACAAACGGCTCATTTGTGTTAAAATTCAAATATGATATCCATTGTCAGATGGCAATGGAGAATCAAGCTTTTACTTCAGCCATTGCTTCCATTTTGGAAGAGTTAACGGGAAATAGCTATGCGGCTATTGGAATTCCTGAAGATCAGTGGGTGTCCATCAGGGAAGACTTCATCCGGAACTCGAAAACAGAGGATGGAGATTCATCCGGCGGGGATCAAGAAGAAGATTCCCTCTTAACGGAAGCAGAAAAGCTGGTCGGTATGGACTTAATAGAACTTAACGATTAA
- the tadA gene encoding tRNA adenosine(34) deaminase TadA, which translates to MGIREEQFMKEALKEAEKAAAIQEVPIGAVIVMDDEIIARAHNLRETSQNAITHAETLAIQEACEKLGTWRLEGAELYVTLEPCPMCSGAIILSRIEKVVYGAKDPKAGCAGTLMNLLEDDRFNHQCKVVPGVLSEECGGILSRFFKGLRERKKIEKKKGMDSL; encoded by the coding sequence ATGGGTATAAGAGAAGAACAGTTTATGAAAGAAGCACTGAAAGAAGCAGAGAAAGCAGCCGCGATCCAGGAAGTTCCGATTGGCGCCGTGATTGTGATGGATGACGAAATCATCGCCCGGGCCCATAATCTGAGGGAAACAAGCCAAAACGCCATCACCCATGCCGAAACATTGGCGATCCAGGAGGCGTGTGAGAAGCTTGGCACCTGGCGTCTTGAAGGAGCGGAGCTTTATGTCACCCTTGAACCTTGTCCCATGTGCAGCGGGGCCATCATCCTATCAAGAATCGAGAAAGTCGTTTATGGGGCAAAGGATCCGAAAGCGGGTTGTGCCGGTACGTTGATGAATCTACTTGAGGATGATCGGTTCAATCACCAGTGTAAAGTAGTGCCTGGGGTTTTGTCGGAGGAATGTGGTGGAATCCTCTCCCGATTTTTTAAAGGGTTAAGGGAGCGGAAGAAAATCGAGAAGAAAAAGGGGATGGATAGTCTGTAA
- a CDS encoding isochorismatase family cysteine hydrolase: protein MIPNDTALLVIDIMNPFDFKHGETLAQHTARIVDPINSLRRYCMKHQLPTIYINDHYELWKADYKEIYKKCHNKRSDRIMTPLQPMEDDYFLIKPKHSAFYGTALNTLLHHLSVKNLIITGIAGNICVLFTANDAYMREFTLMVPGDAIASVSEEDNHYALTMMKNVLKAKIDPTSGIL from the coding sequence ATGATACCTAACGATACTGCTCTCCTGGTCATCGATATTATGAATCCATTTGACTTCAAACACGGGGAAACCCTGGCACAACACACCGCCAGGATTGTCGATCCCATTAACTCCCTGCGTCGCTATTGCATGAAACATCAGCTTCCTACCATCTATATTAACGACCATTACGAGCTTTGGAAAGCAGATTACAAAGAGATATACAAAAAGTGTCATAACAAAAGGAGCGACCGCATCATGACACCTCTCCAACCGATGGAAGACGATTACTTTCTTATTAAACCGAAGCACTCTGCCTTTTATGGTACGGCATTAAACACACTTCTTCACCACTTATCCGTCAAGAACCTGATCATCACAGGGATTGCCGGCAATATATGTGTACTCTTCACAGCCAATGATGCCTATATGAGAGAGTTTACCCTGATGGTGCCCGGTGACGCCATCGCTTCTGTCAGTGAAGAAGACAATCACTACGCCTTGACGATGATGAAAAATGTCTTAAAAGCAAAGATTGATCCCACCAGTGGGATTTTATAA